A DNA window from Schistocerca gregaria isolate iqSchGreg1 chromosome 2, iqSchGreg1.2, whole genome shotgun sequence contains the following coding sequences:
- the LOC126336679 gene encoding uncharacterized protein LOC126336679, with translation MQLLVASALLLLAGCASARPEAPAQQYGAPDAAPYPPSGWRPEGRQFFLPSRNSGQYAPPPQQYGPPPPPAPTTTEAAETTTTELPTTTAPSDAAADGSRALESGVYYLLQPDGRLQRITYAHGPAAPASSSAPAASPLLPERLSLPADPGYLARFHYQDLLPQGAPVFAYRQAGLMRIF, from the coding sequence ATGCAGCTCCTGGTGGCGTCTGCTCTCTTGCTGCTCGCAGGGTGCGCCTCTGCGCGGCCAGAAGCGCCTGCGCAGCAGTACGGCGCGCCAGACGCGGCTCCGTACCCTCCCTCAGGCTGGCGTCCGGAAGGTCGGCAGTTCTTCCTGCCTTCCAGGAACTCCGGCCAGTACGCGCCGCCACCACAGCAGTACGGCCCTCCACCCCCGCCCGCCCCCACGACTACAGAGGCTGCCGAGACCACGACCACCGAGCTGCCCACCACCACGGCTCCCTCAGACGCGGCTGCCGACGGCTCCCGCGCCCTGGAGTCCGGCGTGTACTACCTGCTGCAGCCGGACGGCCGCCTCCAGCGCATCACCTACGCCCACGGGCCCGCCGCCCCCGCCTCGTcttccgcccccgccgcctcccctCTGCTGCCGGAGCGGCTGTCGCTGCCCGCAGACCCCGGCTACCTGGCGCGCTTCCACTACCAGGACCTGCTGCCTCAGGGCGCACCCGTCTTCGCCTACCGGCAGGCCGGGCTGATGCGCATCTTTTGA